The Mycolicibacterium fluoranthenivorans genome has a window encoding:
- a CDS encoding thiolase C-terminal domain-containing protein, with translation MRNVAIVGAGMTPFGEHFALGLKDLLPLAFADCVRSIDKGLDKHDLQAAWYGSMGTADGFPAGILADTLGLPDLPVTRIENSCATGNDAVRNALYAVASGAFDIALVMGADKLRDTTSRDMLWEWEGMARDKAWDYPLGLVAPAGFALHVRRYLHESPATREHLAMIAVKNHRHGVTNPKARLRFEITLQQALDAPTVVTPFHVYDCAPQSDGAAALVIAAEDVVDRFTNRPVWIRGVGLGLDSVMHQHKGDMTTFPATVRAAKQAFRMAGLTPADIDVAEVHDFFTGIELISYEDLGFADRFEAYKLVETEVTSVGGALPVNTSGGLKAKGHPPGATGVAQCVELFAQLRGEAVNQVDGARVALAHNVGGPTAVAAVTLLEGPGFNGE, from the coding sequence ATGAGAAACGTCGCCATCGTCGGTGCCGGAATGACCCCCTTCGGGGAGCATTTCGCGCTCGGACTCAAGGATCTGCTGCCTTTGGCCTTCGCCGACTGTGTCCGCAGCATCGACAAGGGCCTGGATAAGCATGACCTCCAAGCCGCTTGGTACGGCTCCATGGGAACCGCCGACGGGTTCCCGGCCGGAATCCTGGCGGACACCCTCGGACTGCCCGACCTGCCGGTGACCCGCATCGAGAACTCCTGCGCCACCGGGAACGACGCCGTACGCAATGCGCTGTACGCGGTGGCCTCCGGGGCTTTCGACATCGCGCTGGTGATGGGCGCGGACAAGCTGCGCGACACCACCAGCAGGGACATGTTGTGGGAGTGGGAGGGGATGGCCCGGGACAAGGCCTGGGACTACCCCCTGGGCCTGGTGGCGCCGGCCGGCTTCGCCCTGCACGTCCGTCGTTATCTGCACGAATCCCCGGCCACCCGTGAGCATCTCGCCATGATTGCGGTGAAGAATCACCGGCACGGGGTGACGAACCCGAAGGCCCGGCTGCGTTTCGAGATCACGCTGCAGCAGGCCCTGGACGCACCGACCGTGGTGACCCCGTTCCACGTCTACGACTGTGCGCCGCAGAGTGACGGTGCGGCCGCGCTGGTGATCGCCGCCGAGGACGTCGTGGACCGCTTCACCAATCGGCCGGTGTGGATTCGCGGGGTCGGTCTCGGGCTCGATTCGGTGATGCATCAGCACAAGGGCGATATGACGACCTTCCCGGCCACGGTGCGGGCGGCCAAGCAGGCGTTCCGGATGGCCGGGCTGACACCGGCCGATATCGACGTCGCCGAGGTGCACGATTTCTTCACGGGTATCGAGCTGATCAGCTACGAGGATCTCGGCTTCGCTGACCGCTTCGAGGCGTACAAGCTCGTCGAGACGGAGGTCACGAGCGTCGGTGGTGCGCTGCCGGTGAATACCAGCGGGGGATTAAAAGCCAAAGGGCATCCGCCGGGCGCCACCGGTGTGGCACAGTGCGTCGAACTGTTCGCGCAATTGCGGGGGGAGGCCGTCAATCAAGTGGACGGAGCCCGAGTTGCGTTGGCACACAATGTCGGTGGCCCCACAGCGGTGGCCGCGGTGACTCTTCTGGAAGGACCGGGTTTCAATGGCGAGTAA
- a CDS encoding MlaE family ABC transporter permease, whose amino-acid sequence MASKGPDRWTAGVAIGKSASGPMQAVGGLFLMSADAVKYLFQRPFFWREFLEQAWFVARVALGPTLLVAIPFTVLVSFTLNILLRELGAADLSGAGAAFGAVTQVGPMVTVLIVAGAGATAMCADLGSRTIREEIDAMEVLGINPVQRLVTPRMLASGLVALLLNSLVVIIGILGGYFFSVFVQDVNPGAFAAGITLLTGVPEVIISCVKAGLFGLIAGLIACYRGLTISGGGAKAVGNAVNETVVYAFMALFVVNVVVTAIGIQMTAR is encoded by the coding sequence ATGGCGAGTAAGGGCCCGGATCGTTGGACCGCGGGGGTGGCAATCGGCAAGAGCGCCTCGGGGCCGATGCAGGCTGTGGGTGGGCTGTTCCTGATGTCGGCCGACGCGGTGAAATACCTGTTCCAGCGTCCGTTCTTCTGGCGGGAGTTCCTGGAGCAGGCGTGGTTTGTCGCGCGGGTGGCGCTGGGGCCGACGTTGTTGGTGGCCATTCCGTTCACCGTGCTGGTGAGTTTCACGCTCAACATCTTGTTGCGCGAGCTCGGTGCGGCGGATCTGTCCGGTGCCGGTGCGGCTTTCGGGGCGGTGACCCAGGTGGGGCCGATGGTCACGGTGTTGATCGTGGCCGGTGCGGGGGCTACCGCGATGTGTGCGGACCTGGGGTCGCGCACCATCCGGGAGGAGATCGACGCGATGGAGGTGCTGGGCATCAACCCGGTGCAGCGTCTGGTGACGCCACGGATGCTGGCCTCGGGTTTGGTGGCGCTGCTGCTCAACAGTCTGGTGGTGATCATCGGTATTCTCGGTGGCTATTTCTTCTCGGTTTTCGTCCAGGACGTCAATCCGGGTGCGTTCGCGGCCGGTATCACGCTGCTCACCGGGGTGCCCGAGGTCATCATCTCCTGCGTCAAGGCCGGCCTGTTCGGCCTGATCGCCGGCCTGATCGCCTGCTACCGCGGGCTGACCATCAGCGGTGGCGGTGCCAAGGCTGTCGGCAACGCCGTCAACGAGACCGTGGTCTATGCCTTCATGGCGCTGTTCGTGGTCAACGTGGTGGTCACCGCCATCGGTATCCAGATGACGGCGAGGTGA
- a CDS encoding MlaE family ABC transporter permease, producing the protein MGNRAVLASTYPRVARTLKRPVSALSRLGDHTLFYARALGGIPHASVHYRKEIIRLIAEISMGAGTLAMIGGTLVIVGFLTLATGGTLAVQGYSSLGNIGIEALTGFLSAFINVRIAAPVVAGIGLAATFGAGVTAQLGAMRINEEIDALESMAIRPVEYLVSTRIVAGMIAITPLYAIAVILSFLASQFTTTVLFGQSGGLYSHYFDTFLNPIDLFWSFLQAILMALAVLFIHTYFGYFATGGPSGVGVAVGNAVRTSLVVVVSVTLLVSLAIYGSNGNFNLSG; encoded by the coding sequence ATGGGCAACAGGGCCGTGCTCGCGTCCACCTATCCACGGGTGGCGCGCACGTTGAAGCGACCCGTCTCGGCGCTGTCGCGGCTCGGTGATCACACCTTGTTCTACGCCCGGGCGCTGGGTGGGATACCGCACGCCAGCGTGCACTACCGCAAGGAGATCATCCGGCTCATCGCCGAGATCTCCATGGGCGCCGGAACATTGGCCATGATCGGCGGGACTCTGGTGATCGTCGGATTCCTGACCTTGGCCACCGGTGGAACGCTTGCGGTGCAGGGCTACTCCAGCCTGGGCAATATCGGTATCGAGGCACTCACCGGCTTCTTGTCGGCGTTCATCAATGTCCGCATCGCCGCCCCCGTGGTGGCGGGTATCGGGCTGGCCGCCACGTTCGGTGCCGGGGTGACCGCGCAGCTGGGCGCGATGCGGATCAACGAGGAGATCGACGCCCTGGAGTCGATGGCCATCAGGCCGGTCGAGTATCTGGTGTCGACCCGGATCGTCGCGGGCATGATCGCCATCACGCCGCTCTACGCGATCGCGGTGATCCTGTCGTTCCTGGCCTCGCAGTTCACCACCACGGTGCTGTTCGGTCAGTCCGGTGGCCTGTATTCGCATTACTTCGATACGTTTCTCAACCCCATCGACCTGTTCTGGTCCTTCCTGCAGGCGATCCTGATGGCGTTGGCGGTGCTGTTCATCCACACCTACTTCGGCTATTTCGCCACCGGCGGACCTTCCGGGGTGGGGGTGGCGGTCGGCAACGCGGTGCGCACTTCTCTCGTGGTGGTCGTGTCGGTGACCCTGCTGGTGTCACTGGCCATCTACGGCTCCAACGGCAACTTCAACCTGTCGGGCTAG
- a CDS encoding MCE family protein, producing MKNVNARALAGLGTVVALALIFALAIGLFRGSFTKTVPLTVVSPRAGLVMNPDAKVKMRGVQVGSVSSIEARPDGSAVLHLAMDPAQLRLIPSNVQVDIASSTVFGAKFVQLQAPANPSPKPIQQGAVLQGDHVTVEINTVFQQLTQVLDKIDPAKLNQTLGAVAKAFNGRGEKIGQALSDVNTFLGKIDPSLPNLDRMIGTMPQVFTAYADAAPDLTTAVDNTSKLSKSIVEEQNNLDAFLLSAIGLADVGNDVLGSNKPALTNLAQILVPTAELLDKYHDALYCSIGGLVPFAKSPPFPVPGIIIAASFVLGEERYRYPNDLPKVAAKADHPFCKEYQMPNVPAEVKEPGMIADVGARRDQYGNQGILLNSDALKQWLFGPLGGPPRNSAQIGQPG from the coding sequence ATGAAGAATGTCAATGCGCGCGCCCTCGCGGGCCTGGGCACCGTGGTGGCTCTCGCGCTGATCTTCGCGCTGGCCATCGGCCTGTTCCGCGGCAGTTTCACCAAAACCGTTCCACTGACCGTGGTCTCACCACGCGCCGGCCTGGTGATGAACCCCGACGCCAAGGTCAAGATGCGCGGTGTGCAGGTCGGCAGCGTGTCCTCCATCGAAGCCCGCCCCGACGGCTCGGCCGTCCTGCACCTGGCCATGGATCCGGCGCAGCTCAGACTCATCCCGTCCAACGTGCAGGTCGACATCGCGTCCTCGACGGTGTTCGGCGCCAAGTTCGTCCAGCTCCAGGCTCCGGCGAATCCGTCTCCCAAGCCAATCCAGCAGGGCGCGGTGCTGCAGGGTGACCATGTCACCGTCGAGATCAACACCGTGTTCCAGCAGCTCACCCAGGTGCTCGACAAGATCGACCCGGCCAAGCTGAACCAGACGCTCGGTGCGGTCGCCAAGGCCTTCAACGGCCGTGGTGAGAAAATCGGGCAGGCGCTGTCGGACGTCAACACCTTCCTCGGCAAGATCGACCCCAGCCTGCCGAACCTGGACCGGATGATCGGGACCATGCCGCAGGTGTTCACCGCGTACGCCGATGCGGCACCGGACCTCACTACCGCGGTCGACAACACCAGCAAGCTGTCGAAGAGCATCGTGGAGGAACAGAACAATCTGGATGCGTTCCTGCTCAGCGCGATCGGTCTGGCCGATGTCGGCAACGATGTGCTCGGCAGCAACAAGCCGGCGTTGACCAATCTGGCGCAAATCCTGGTGCCCACCGCCGAATTGTTGGACAAGTATCACGATGCGCTGTACTGCTCGATCGGCGGTCTGGTGCCGTTCGCGAAGTCGCCGCCGTTCCCGGTGCCGGGCATCATCATCGCCGCCAGCTTCGTGCTGGGCGAGGAGCGCTACCGCTATCCGAACGATCTACCGAAGGTGGCGGCCAAGGCCGATCATCCGTTCTGCAAGGAGTACCAGATGCCCAACGTGCCCGCGGAGGTCAAGGAGCCGGGCATGATCGCCGATGTCGGTGCCCGCCGCGACCAGTACGGCAATCAGGGCATCCTGCTGAACTCCGACGCGCTGAAGCAGTGGCTGTTCGGGCCGTTGGGCGGCCCGCCGCGTAACTCGGCGCAGATCGGACAGCCGGGATGA
- a CDS encoding MCE family protein, whose translation MTGMGKTIAKFGTFAVIMVLLTAALLAVFGEVRVGSTNPYTAVFKDASRLKSGDSVRVAGVRVGTVNDVSLQSDGTVLVDFDADRTVALTTGTKAAVRYLNLVGDRFLELVDSPGSTRVQAAGSQIPVDRTLPALDLDLLLGGLKPVIQGLNPKDVNALTASLIQVMQGQGGTIESLLSKTSSFSNSLADNNQVVEQLIDDLRTVLNTLSKDGDKFSGAIDKLDKLVGGLSEDRDPIGTAVTALDNGTASLADFLGNARQPLKDTIAQVNRLATNIDSDKAGLDKSLQKAPDNFRKAIRLGAYGGFIQYYICGVALRFSDLQGRSVMYPWIKQEEGRCKDTD comes from the coding sequence ATGACGGGTATGGGCAAGACCATTGCCAAATTCGGCACCTTCGCGGTCATCATGGTGCTCTTGACCGCGGCGCTGCTGGCAGTCTTCGGCGAGGTCCGGGTGGGTTCGACCAATCCGTATACGGCGGTGTTCAAGGATGCCTCCCGACTGAAGTCGGGGGACAGCGTCCGGGTGGCCGGGGTGCGGGTCGGCACTGTCAACGACGTGTCATTGCAGTCCGACGGCACCGTACTGGTGGATTTCGATGCCGACCGCACCGTTGCGCTGACCACCGGGACGAAAGCGGCTGTGCGATATCTGAATCTCGTCGGAGACCGGTTCCTGGAACTCGTCGACAGCCCGGGATCCACCCGGGTGCAGGCGGCGGGATCTCAGATCCCCGTGGACCGCACCCTGCCCGCGCTCGATCTCGATCTGCTGCTGGGCGGCCTCAAGCCGGTGATACAAGGACTCAATCCCAAAGATGTCAACGCTCTGACCGCGTCGCTGATCCAGGTGATGCAGGGGCAGGGCGGCACCATCGAGTCGTTGCTGTCGAAGACGTCCTCATTCTCGAATTCGCTGGCCGACAACAACCAGGTGGTCGAGCAGCTCATCGATGATCTGCGCACTGTGCTGAACACGTTGTCCAAGGACGGCGACAAGTTCTCCGGCGCGATCGACAAGTTGGACAAGCTCGTCGGTGGGTTGTCGGAGGATCGAGACCCGATCGGCACCGCTGTCACGGCGCTGGACAACGGCACCGCGTCGCTGGCGGATTTCCTGGGCAATGCGCGCCAGCCGTTGAAGGACACCATCGCTCAGGTGAACCGACTGGCCACCAACATCGATAGCGACAAGGCGGGTCTGGACAAGTCCTTGCAAAAGGCCCCGGACAACTTCCGCAAGGCAATCCGGCTGGGCGCGTACGGCGGGTTCATCCAGTACTACATCTGCGGTGTCGCCCTCCGGTTCAGCGATCTGCAGGGTCGTTCCGTGATGTACCCGTGGATCAAGCAGGAAGAGGGACGATGCAAAGACACGGACTGA
- a CDS encoding MCE family protein: MLKYRGAHLIRSGVIGVVLIVLLIAVGLQPEKLSDWATSVRYQARFEEAGGLSSGNDVTLAGIKVGSVSDITLDKGDALVTFTLGGKYGLGSDTLAHIRTGSLLGERVLALEPAGNGRMHAMDVIPTSRTSSPYSLTDAVGELTSNTAGTDTTSLNQSLDTLSATIDQIAPQLGPTFDGLSRLSKSLNGRNDSLGELLKSAGDVTGILAQRSEQVNTLILNANDLVGVLDARRQAIVALLAQTAQVSRTLIGVVADNEAQLKPTLDRLNSVSAVLEKNRDNIAKALPGLAKYELTQGEAVSNGFYYSAYVPNLQFGQFFQPFLDYAFGFRRGVNAGQPPDNAGPRAEFPIPFNGIPPR; encoded by the coding sequence GTGCTGAAATATCGTGGCGCGCACCTCATTCGGTCCGGGGTGATCGGCGTCGTTCTCATCGTCCTCCTCATCGCCGTCGGCCTGCAGCCCGAAAAGCTCTCCGACTGGGCCACTTCGGTGCGCTACCAGGCGCGCTTCGAGGAGGCGGGCGGCTTGTCGAGCGGAAACGACGTCACCTTGGCCGGTATCAAGGTCGGCTCGGTGTCGGACATCACACTGGACAAGGGTGACGCCTTGGTGACGTTCACCCTTGGCGGCAAGTACGGCCTCGGGTCGGACACCCTGGCGCACATCCGCACCGGCTCGTTGCTCGGTGAGCGTGTCCTGGCTCTGGAGCCGGCGGGCAACGGCCGCATGCACGCCATGGACGTCATCCCGACGTCACGGACATCGTCGCCGTACTCCCTGACCGACGCAGTGGGCGAGTTGACCAGCAATACGGCCGGCACCGATACGACATCGCTGAATCAGTCGCTGGACACCCTCTCGGCGACCATCGACCAGATCGCCCCGCAGCTCGGTCCAACCTTCGACGGGCTCAGCCGACTGTCGAAATCGCTGAACGGCCGCAATGACAGTCTGGGCGAGCTGCTGAAGAGTGCCGGTGATGTGACCGGCATCCTGGCGCAGCGCAGCGAGCAGGTGAACACCCTGATCCTCAATGCCAACGACCTGGTCGGGGTGCTCGATGCGCGCCGTCAGGCGATCGTCGCCCTGCTGGCACAGACCGCGCAGGTATCGAGGACCCTCATCGGAGTGGTTGCGGACAACGAGGCGCAACTCAAACCGACGCTGGATCGGCTCAACTCGGTGTCCGCGGTGCTCGAGAAGAACCGGGACAACATCGCCAAAGCCCTGCCCGGGTTGGCCAAGTACGAACTCACGCAGGGTGAGGCCGTCTCCAACGGCTTCTACTACAGCGCCTACGTCCCGAACCTCCAGTTCGGCCAGTTCTTCCAACCGTTCCTGGACTATGCATTTGGGTTCCGTCGCGGCGTCAACGCCGGACAGCCACCGGACAACGCCGGGCCCCGAGCTGAGTTCCCGATCCCGTTCAACGGAATACCGCCACGATGA
- a CDS encoding MCE family protein has translation MKTRKPLKILGTAGVAVALVAGAVFLARQTVFKPTTITAVFPSATAIYPGDEVRVAGVKVGTITTIEPQGDQAKMTLRVDHGIQVPVDAKAIIVAPNLVAARFVQLAPAYRGGGGPTMPDGAVIPRDRTAIPVEWDEVKTQLNRLATELGPQSGVSGTSASRFIDSAANAMDGNGAKLREMLAQLSGVARIFANGSGDIVDIVKGLQTFVTALRGSSAQIVVFEDRLATLTSVVDDSRSSLDDMLNELSVAVGDVQRFVAGSRKETTEQVQRLANVTQVLAEQKDAIRNILHVTPNAIANTFNMYNPSSGTPVGSFAFANFSNPVQMICSMVGAVENTTAPETAKLCSQYLGPALRLLNFNGVPFPINPYLTKAPSPNELVYTDPNMLPGSTTQPVSPPEPPPTVSAFTGLNGDVAPPPGWNASPGPPSAFLPNGAMPANPSPPVYPGAPPPSPTTFNGLMLPAGPPPGQAPGPDPAAGPLLPAEGTPTP, from the coding sequence ATGAAGACACGCAAACCACTGAAGATACTCGGCACCGCCGGGGTGGCGGTGGCACTGGTTGCCGGCGCCGTATTCCTGGCCCGCCAAACGGTGTTCAAGCCCACCACCATCACCGCGGTGTTCCCGAGCGCAACGGCGATCTACCCCGGTGACGAAGTGCGGGTTGCCGGGGTGAAGGTCGGTACGATCACGACCATCGAGCCGCAGGGTGACCAGGCCAAAATGACACTGCGCGTGGATCACGGTATCCAGGTTCCGGTCGATGCCAAGGCCATCATCGTGGCCCCCAATCTCGTCGCTGCCCGTTTCGTGCAGTTGGCCCCCGCTTATCGCGGCGGTGGTGGGCCGACGATGCCCGACGGTGCCGTGATCCCCAGGGACCGGACCGCCATTCCGGTGGAATGGGACGAGGTCAAGACTCAATTGAACCGGCTGGCAACCGAACTCGGGCCTCAGAGTGGGGTATCGGGGACTTCGGCTTCCCGGTTCATCGACAGCGCGGCCAACGCCATGGACGGCAACGGCGCCAAGCTGCGCGAGATGCTGGCTCAATTGTCTGGGGTGGCAAGGATTTTCGCCAATGGCAGCGGCGACATCGTCGATATCGTCAAGGGGCTGCAGACGTTCGTCACCGCACTACGCGGGAGCAGTGCGCAGATCGTGGTGTTCGAGGACCGGCTGGCCACTTTGACCAGCGTGGTGGACGACAGCCGGTCCAGTCTGGACGACATGCTCAACGAACTGTCCGTGGCGGTCGGCGATGTGCAGCGCTTCGTGGCAGGCAGTCGTAAGGAGACCACTGAGCAGGTGCAGCGGTTGGCCAACGTGACCCAGGTACTGGCGGAGCAGAAGGATGCGATCCGCAACATCCTGCACGTCACCCCCAATGCGATCGCCAACACGTTCAACATGTACAACCCGAGCAGTGGCACGCCGGTGGGATCCTTCGCGTTCGCGAACTTCAGCAACCCGGTTCAGATGATCTGCTCCATGGTCGGTGCGGTGGAGAACACGACCGCCCCCGAGACCGCCAAACTGTGCTCTCAGTACCTCGGGCCTGCGCTGCGTTTGCTCAACTTCAACGGGGTTCCGTTCCCGATCAACCCGTACCTGACGAAGGCGCCCAGCCCGAACGAATTGGTGTACACCGATCCGAACATGTTGCCGGGCAGTACGACCCAGCCGGTGAGCCCGCCGGAACCACCGCCGACGGTGTCCGCCTTCACCGGACTGAACGGTGACGTGGCGCCGCCGCCCGGATGGAACGCGTCACCCGGCCCGCCGAGTGCGTTCCTGCCGAACGGTGCCATGCCGGCCAATCCGTCGCCTCCGGTGTATCCGGGTGCTCCGCCGCCGAGTCCGACGACGTTCAACGGATTGATGCTTCCCGCCGGTCCGCCGCCGGGCCAAGCGCCGGGGCCGGATCCCGCCGCCGGACCGCTGTTGCCCGCTGAAGGGACACCGACGCCGTGA
- a CDS encoding MCE family protein: protein MTHRALVVGCAVALTVSGCAFQGVNSLPLPGAQGTESDAQIFHVQVANVGTLESNSPVMVDDVVVGSVGTMTADNWHADVEVRVNPGVVIPGNAVASVGQTSLLGSMHLALNPPVGEQPTGRLASGTTIPLKASSTYPSTEQTLSSLSVLVNGGGLGQVGDIIHNFSTSMSGREPEIRELITRLDRFIGVLDNQRDNIVSSVQQLNRVAHTFADQTPVLERALRDIPPAIDVLVKERPNFTAALQRLGNFSDTATGLVNDAGDQLVADLKHLEPAIRALADIGPDITSALYYATAFPYGPNAIERAVKGDYLNLYAIFDLSYPRLKRSLFLGTRWGDANAKLVPAPGEPWYLNYSYDPLGMPLSPPPPDAAPPPPGAMPVVNEPILPVAPPPLMPMVAPPVPGGPVFAGPYAGSSAPAPEAAPTPGSGG from the coding sequence ATGACGCACCGTGCCCTGGTGGTCGGGTGCGCAGTGGCGCTCACCGTCAGTGGTTGCGCCTTTCAGGGGGTGAACTCGCTCCCTCTGCCCGGGGCCCAGGGCACCGAGAGCGATGCGCAGATCTTCCATGTCCAGGTCGCCAATGTCGGCACCCTCGAATCGAATTCGCCGGTCATGGTCGACGATGTGGTGGTGGGCAGCGTCGGCACGATGACTGCCGACAACTGGCACGCCGACGTGGAGGTCAGGGTCAATCCGGGGGTGGTCATTCCCGGGAACGCGGTCGCCTCGGTCGGACAGACCAGCCTTCTCGGCTCCATGCACCTGGCGCTCAATCCGCCGGTGGGCGAGCAGCCCACGGGCCGGTTGGCCAGCGGGACGACGATCCCGCTGAAGGCCTCGTCGACCTATCCGTCCACCGAGCAGACACTGTCCTCGTTGTCGGTTCTGGTCAACGGCGGGGGATTGGGTCAGGTCGGTGACATCATCCACAACTTCAGCACCTCCATGTCGGGCCGCGAGCCCGAGATCCGTGAGCTGATCACCCGGCTGGACAGGTTCATCGGAGTGCTGGACAACCAGCGCGACAACATCGTCTCGTCCGTCCAACAGCTCAATCGGGTGGCACACACCTTCGCCGACCAGACGCCGGTGCTGGAACGTGCCCTGCGCGACATCCCGCCGGCCATCGACGTACTGGTCAAGGAACGACCGAACTTCACCGCGGCGCTGCAGAGATTGGGCAACTTCAGTGATACCGCGACCGGGCTGGTCAACGACGCCGGCGATCAGCTCGTGGCCGATCTCAAACACCTGGAACCGGCGATCCGGGCACTGGCCGATATCGGGCCGGACATCACCTCCGCGCTGTACTACGCGACGGCCTTCCCGTACGGGCCCAACGCCATCGAACGCGCGGTCAAGGGCGACTACCTGAACCTGTACGCGATTTTCGACCTCTCCTATCCGCGGTTGAAGAGGTCGCTGTTCCTGGGCACGCGCTGGGGTGATGCGAACGCGAAACTCGTTCCCGCCCCTGGTGAACCGTGGTACCTGAACTACAGCTACGACCCGTTGGGTATGCCACTGTCACCGCCGCCGCCCGATGCGGCTCCGCCGCCACCCGGCGCCATGCCGGTGGTCAACGAGCCGATACTGCCGGTGGCGCCGCCACCGCTGATGCCGATGGTCGCCCCGCCCGTCCCGGGTGGCCCCGTCTTCGCAGGGCCGTACGCCGGCAGTTCTGCGCCCGCGCCGGAAGCCGCACCGACACCGGGGAGTGGTGGCTAG
- a CDS encoding MCE family protein, giving the protein MLTRFVRTQLIIFTIASVVGVAVMLFTYMQVPTLLGVGRLTVKLELPETGGVYRFSNVTYNGVQIGKVTDVALTSNGAEATLSLDRSPKVPADLQAEVRSVSAVGEQYVDLRPHSANGPYLQDGAVIPRDRAVMPQAVGPTLDKVSALVESIPKDRISDLLDETYKAFNGAGEDFQSLMDSATKISTAANGVSDQMRTLIDDSGPLLDSQAQSTDAIRTWAHSLAGITGQVVANDPQLRTVLQRGPGFAAEVSGLLNDLKPTLPLLLANMNTVGQVLLAYNPSIEQLMVLLPGYIGAQQSFGLPKNNATGWPQGDFTLTLGDPQPCTVGFLPPSSWRSPADTTTIDTPDNLYCKLPQDSPVSVRGARNFPCIEHPGKRAPTVQLCDDPKGFIPIAQRQHVLGPMPFDPNLISQGVPPDDRVDFGDRIFAPVEGTPLPPGAVPAGTPPDAPGAVPPALGVPAPPAPAYVPPPPPPPGNSLNGVPIPPVDGTPADGAVPAAPSGYADRGAGGPSVAMVPYDPRTGKYMSGSGQLEQQTNLVTSAHAPTSWKDLMPT; this is encoded by the coding sequence ATGCTGACCAGATTCGTCCGAACCCAGTTGATCATCTTCACCATCGCCTCGGTCGTCGGCGTTGCCGTCATGCTCTTCACGTACATGCAGGTGCCCACGCTGCTCGGGGTGGGACGCCTGACAGTGAAGCTGGAATTACCGGAAACCGGTGGTGTATACCGCTTCTCGAACGTGACCTACAACGGTGTGCAGATCGGCAAGGTTACCGATGTGGCGTTGACGAGCAACGGTGCCGAGGCCACCCTGTCGCTGGACCGTTCACCCAAGGTCCCGGCGGATCTGCAGGCCGAGGTGCGCAGCGTGTCCGCGGTCGGTGAGCAGTACGTCGACCTGAGGCCGCACTCCGCGAACGGTCCCTACCTGCAGGACGGCGCGGTCATCCCGCGCGATCGTGCGGTCATGCCGCAAGCGGTGGGGCCGACGCTCGACAAGGTCAGTGCTCTGGTGGAGTCGATCCCCAAGGACAGGATCAGCGACCTCCTCGACGAGACCTACAAGGCGTTCAACGGGGCAGGCGAGGACTTTCAGTCCCTAATGGATTCGGCCACCAAGATCAGCACGGCAGCCAACGGCGTATCCGATCAGATGCGCACCCTGATCGACGACAGTGGGCCGCTGCTGGATTCGCAGGCGCAGAGCACCGATGCCATCCGCACCTGGGCGCACAGCCTGGCCGGTATCACCGGTCAGGTCGTGGCCAACGATCCGCAGTTGCGCACCGTGCTGCAGCGGGGGCCTGGCTTCGCCGCGGAAGTGTCAGGCTTGCTCAACGACCTGAAGCCGACGCTGCCGCTGTTGCTGGCCAACATGAACACGGTCGGTCAGGTCCTGCTCGCGTACAACCCGTCGATCGAGCAGTTGATGGTGTTGCTGCCGGGTTATATCGGAGCTCAGCAGAGCTTCGGCCTGCCCAAGAACAATGCCACCGGGTGGCCGCAGGGCGACTTCACCCTCACGCTGGGTGACCCGCAGCCGTGCACCGTCGGCTTCCTGCCGCCGTCGTCGTGGCGTTCGCCTGCGGACACCACCACCATCGACACCCCGGACAACTTGTACTGCAAGCTGCCGCAGGACTCCCCGGTGTCGGTGCGCGGTGCCCGCAACTTCCCATGCATAGAGCATCCGGGCAAGCGCGCGCCGACCGTCCAATTGTGTGACGATCCAAAGGGATTCATCCCGATCGCGCAGCGGCAGCATGTCCTGGGTCCGATGCCGTTCGACCCGAACCTGATCTCCCAGGGCGTGCCGCCCGACGACAGGGTTGATTTCGGTGACCGGATCTTCGCGCCGGTCGAAGGCACCCCGCTGCCCCCGGGAGCGGTGCCCGCCGGGACGCCGCCGGACGCCCCCGGTGCAGTGCCCCCGGCACTGGGCGTGCCGGCGCCCCCGGCACCCGCCTATGTGCCCCCGCCACCGCCGCCACCGGGTAACTCGCTCAACGGCGTGCCCATCCCGCCGGTGGACGGGACGCCCGCCGACGGCGCGGTGCCTGCGGCACCCAGTGGCTATGCCGATCGCGGCGCCGGCGGCCCGTCCGTCGCGATGGTGCCGTACGACCCCCGCACCGGCAAGTACATGTCGGGCAGCGGTCAACTGGAGCAGCAGACGAACCTGGTCACCAGTGCGCATGCGCCGACCTCGTGGAAAGACCTGATGCCCACGTGA